A part of Gallus gallus isolate bGalGal1 chromosome 26, bGalGal1.mat.broiler.GRCg7b, whole genome shotgun sequence genomic DNA contains:
- the CLPS gene encoding colipase precursor, protein MVLPLRLLLATLLIALALGAPSERGLIFNLDTGELCLQSAQCKSGCCQRDSGLSLARCSPKAAETQDCSRKSLYGVYYKCPCESGLSCDADWSIVGSITNTDYGVCYDKRDPTSR, encoded by the exons ATGGTGCTGCCCCTCCGCCTGCTGCTTGCCACGCTGCTCATCGCGCTGGCCCTGGGCGCTCCGAGTGAGCGGGGGCTCATCTTCAACCTG gacactggagagctgtgcctgcagagtGCACAGTGCAAGAGCGGCTGCTGCCAGCGGGACAGTGGGCTGAGCCTGGCACGGTGCAGCCCGAAGGCAGCTGAGACCCAGGACTGCTCCCGGAAG AGCCTCTATGGGGTTTACTACAAATGTCCCTGTGAGAGTGGCCTGTCCTGTGATGCCGACTGGAGCATCGTGGGCTCCATCACCAACACCGACTACGGGGTCTGCTATGACAAACGTGACCCCACATCGCGGTGA
- the LHFPL5 gene encoding LHFPL tetraspan subfamily member 5 protein isoform X1, whose product MPKLLPAQEAARIYHTNYVRNARAMGVLWALFTLCFSILMVVTFIQPYWIGDSIDTPQAGYFGLFSYCIGNALTGELICKGSPLDFGTIPSSAFKTAMFFVGISTFLIIGSILCFSLFFFCNAATVYKVCAWMQLAAATGLMIGCLIYPDGWDSSEVKRMCGDKTDKYTLGACTVRWAYILCIIGILDALILSFLAFVLGNRQDNLLPSDFKVESKEEGNE is encoded by the exons ATGCCCAAGCTGCTGCCGGCTCAGGAGGCGGCGCGAATCTACCACACAAACTACGTGCGAAATGCACGGGCCATGGGTGTGCTGTGGGCCCTGTTCACGCTCTGCTTCTCCATCCTGATGGTGGTGACCTTCATCCAGCCCTACTGGATCGGCGACAGCATCGACACGCCGCAGGCTGGCTACTTCGGCCTCTTCTCCTACTGCATCGGCAACGCGCTCACCGGAGAGCTCATCTGCAAGGGAAGCCCTCTGGATTTTGGTACCATCCCCTCCAGCGCCTTCAAAACGGCGATGTTCTTTGTGGGCATCTCCACCTTCCTCATCATCGGCTCTATCCTCTGCTtcagcctcttcttcttctgcaacGCTGCCACCGTCTACAAAGTGTGTGCCTGGATGCAGCTGGCAGCGG CCACTGGGCTGATGATCGGGTGCCTCATCTACCCTGACGGCTGGGACTCGAGCGAGGTGAAGCGCATGTGTGGGGACAAGACAGACAAATACACGTTGGGCGCCTGCACGGTGCGCTGGGCGTACATCCTGTGCATCATCGGCATCCTCGATGCCCTCATCCTCTCCTTCCTGGCCTTTGTACTGGGGAACCGCCAGGACAACCTCCTGCCATCGGATTTTAAAGTGGAAAGCAAAG aggAGGGCAATGAATGA